From Gammaproteobacteria bacterium CG11_big_fil_rev_8_21_14_0_20_46_22, one genomic window encodes:
- a CDS encoding methionine adenosyltransferase codes for MPNKFLFTSESVSEGHPDKIADQISDAVLDAILSQDPAARVACETVVKTGMALIGGEITTNAWVDLEALARKVIRDIGYTSSDVGFDADSCAVLNAIGKQSHDIAMGVDRDDDTLGAGDQGLMFGYASNETDVFMPAPITYAHRLMARQAQCRKEGLLPWLRPDAKAQLTFKYENHKPVSIDTVVLSTQHDETISQKDLIEAVQELIIKPVLPNEWLNEKTKYFINPTGRFVIGGPLGDCGLTGRKIIVDTYGGMARHGGGAFSGKDASKVDRSAAYMARYIAKQIVAAKLAERCEIQLAYAIGIAEPVSIHVETFGTSKVDYDKLIRAIRDTFKLTPRGIIETLDLLKPRFQTTASYGHFGRTEASFTWEYCDKVDALKAAL; via the coding sequence ATGCCAAACAAGTTTTTATTCACATCAGAATCGGTTTCAGAAGGACATCCAGACAAAATCGCGGATCAAATTTCTGACGCCGTATTAGACGCTATCCTGTCGCAAGACCCTGCCGCACGTGTGGCTTGCGAAACGGTCGTAAAAACCGGCATGGCCTTAATCGGCGGCGAGATCACAACAAACGCCTGGGTAGACTTGGAAGCTCTCGCACGAAAAGTCATCCGAGATATTGGCTACACCAGTTCTGATGTCGGTTTTGATGCCGACTCCTGTGCTGTATTGAACGCCATTGGCAAACAATCTCACGATATTGCCATGGGCGTGGATCGTGATGATGATACACTGGGCGCGGGCGACCAAGGCCTAATGTTTGGTTATGCCAGCAACGAAACCGATGTGTTCATGCCAGCTCCGATCACCTATGCTCACCGCTTGATGGCTCGTCAAGCACAATGCCGAAAAGAAGGCTTGCTGCCCTGGCTTCGCCCCGATGCAAAAGCTCAGCTGACATTTAAATACGAAAACCACAAGCCGGTATCGATTGATACCGTGGTGCTATCGACTCAGCATGACGAAACCATTTCACAGAAAGATTTAATCGAGGCTGTACAAGAGCTCATCATTAAGCCGGTGTTGCCCAATGAGTGGCTCAATGAAAAAACGAAATATTTCATCAACCCGACGGGTCGATTTGTCATCGGTGGTCCTTTAGGTGATTGTGGCTTAACGGGACGCAAAATCATTGTCGACACGTATGGCGGTATGGCGCGCCACGGTGGCGGTGCCTTTTCAGGCAAAGACGCCTCGAAAGTTGACCGCTCAGCGGCTTACATGGCGCGATACATTGCTAAACAGATTGTCGCTGCAAAGCTCGCAGAGCGCTGCGAAATCCAGCTGGCTTACGCGATTGGCATAGCAGAGCCGGTATCGATTCATGTGGAAACCTTTGGCACGTCGAAGGTGGATTACGACAAATTGATTCGCGCCATCAGAGACACCTTCAAGCTCACACCCAGGGGCATTATTGAAACACTCGACTTGTTAAAGCCACGCTTTCAGACCACGGCAAGTTATGGCCACTTTGGCCGCACAGAAGCCTCGTTCACCTGGGAGTACTGCGATAAAGTCGATGCACTAAAAGCAGCGCTATGA
- a CDS encoding 16S rRNA (uracil(1498)-N(3))-methyltransferase: MRQTRLYAHDLTPENQRLVLQDKSHHYLSRVLRLTANTEVCLFNGKGFEVLAKISDIKKNETLCEILECIDRSNESPLNIHLFQALVRNEKMDWIIQKATELGVKSITPIVSEFCQVKLPKDRQEKRIAHWQEVIISACEQSERSQLPTLNGPVSFSELPFKNIKTAVMLHPRQNNRFELEKETQNDIAIFIGPEGGFSETEIHMAETFGVQFWCLGPRILRTETAGLAAISVLQSQLGDF; the protein is encoded by the coding sequence ATGAGACAAACCAGATTATACGCACACGATCTGACACCAGAAAATCAACGTCTTGTATTACAAGATAAATCACACCACTACTTAAGCCGAGTATTAAGACTCACAGCCAACACTGAAGTTTGCTTATTTAACGGTAAAGGCTTTGAAGTACTTGCCAAAATTAGTGACATCAAAAAAAACGAAACACTCTGTGAGATTCTGGAATGCATTGATCGCAGCAATGAATCCCCTCTAAACATTCACTTGTTCCAAGCATTGGTTCGCAATGAAAAAATGGACTGGATTATCCAAAAGGCCACAGAGCTTGGCGTTAAAAGCATCACACCCATTGTGAGTGAATTTTGCCAAGTTAAGTTGCCAAAAGACCGACAAGAAAAACGAATCGCGCACTGGCAAGAGGTAATCATCAGCGCCTGCGAACAAAGCGAGCGCAGCCAGCTACCCACACTGAATGGGCCCGTGAGTTTTTCTGAGCTGCCCTTTAAAAACATTAAAACGGCGGTGATGCTCCATCCCCGCCAAAACAACCGCTTTGAACTAGAAAAAGAAACCCAGAATGATATTGCGATTTTCATCGGGCCAGAGGGCGGCTTTAGCGAAACCGAAATACACATGGCGGAAACGTTCGGTGTTCAATTTTGGTGCTTGGGTCCTCGTATTCTTCGCACAGAAACAGCAGGCCTTGCGGCTATCAGCGTCCTTCAATCACAGCTTGGTGATTTTTAA
- the rdgB gene encoding non-canonical purine NTP pyrophosphatase, RdgB/HAM1 family, with protein MVCNAWVLASFNNGKLKEFSELLSTLPVKLRLLSDYTQEAVEETGLSFVENAILKARYAAKCSGLPALADDSGLCVDVLGGGPGIYSARYAGPGSSDKENREKLLSALEGEPQRSACFVCVLAFVRDENDPMPLLAQGVWRGEIAAQALGHHGFGYDPVFYLPALKKTSAELSPQEKAGFSHRGEAVRAFLTQYGDEIKFTPAICI; from the coding sequence ATGGTGTGCAACGCTTGGGTTTTAGCAAGTTTCAATAATGGGAAGTTGAAAGAGTTTTCAGAGCTTCTCTCTACTTTACCCGTAAAGCTTCGTTTGTTATCGGATTATACACAAGAGGCTGTTGAAGAGACGGGTTTGAGCTTTGTGGAAAATGCGATATTAAAAGCCCGGTACGCTGCCAAGTGCAGCGGCTTGCCCGCTTTGGCGGATGATTCAGGCTTGTGTGTCGATGTTTTGGGGGGCGGTCCCGGCATTTATTCGGCACGCTATGCAGGTCCTGGCTCAAGTGATAAAGAAAATCGGGAAAAGCTATTGTCGGCTTTAGAGGGCGAGCCGCAACGAAGCGCCTGTTTTGTTTGCGTGTTGGCTTTTGTGCGCGACGAGAATGATCCTATGCCACTGCTCGCTCAGGGTGTTTGGCGAGGCGAAATTGCAGCACAAGCGCTGGGTCATCATGGCTTTGGTTATGACCCGGTTTTTTATCTGCCAGCCCTTAAAAAAACGTCGGCTGAGCTTTCACCTCAGGAAAAAGCCGGGTTTAGCCACCGAGGTGAGGCGGTGAGGGCTTTTCTCACGCAATATGGCGATGAGATAAAGTTTACCCCAGCAATTTGCATCTAA
- a CDS encoding pyrroline-5-carboxylate reductase: MMTKKIGFIGAGNMANSIVGGLIDDGYPPSAIWVSNRGEQKRDNFALRFSINAATSNEALVSEVDVLVLCVKPQGMRALCEEIRPMVEKRKPLVISLAVGLTTETLNEWLGGKVGVVRAMPNTPSLLRAGATGLFASSQVSPREKTLAESLMRAVGMTIWVDDESKIDVIAALSGSGPAYVFFLMQAMQEAAEKLGLDKKAAQALTVQTVFGAAKLALESGDPPEILRQRVTSPKGTTERAIQSFSEDGLLGMVEKAMRAACDRACELSAELSKR; this comes from the coding sequence ATTATGACGAAAAAAATAGGCTTCATTGGCGCGGGTAACATGGCAAATAGCATTGTCGGCGGTCTTATTGATGACGGTTATCCTCCAAGCGCGATCTGGGTGAGTAATCGCGGCGAGCAAAAGCGCGATAATTTTGCTTTGCGTTTTTCTATCAATGCAGCCACCTCAAATGAAGCCTTGGTTTCTGAGGTTGATGTTCTGGTTTTATGTGTAAAGCCTCAAGGCATGCGAGCTTTGTGCGAAGAGATTCGCCCGATGGTTGAAAAGCGAAAGCCCCTGGTTATTTCGTTGGCGGTCGGTTTGACCACAGAGACCTTGAACGAATGGCTGGGTGGTAAGGTGGGGGTTGTTCGCGCCATGCCGAATACCCCATCATTATTGCGTGCAGGTGCGACCGGTTTGTTTGCCTCTTCACAGGTTTCTCCGCGTGAAAAAACACTCGCAGAAAGCTTGATGCGCGCCGTTGGTATGACAATATGGGTCGATGATGAGTCGAAAATCGATGTGATTGCCGCCTTATCGGGTAGCGGCCCGGCTTATGTATTTTTCCTAATGCAAGCGATGCAAGAGGCGGCCGAGAAGCTTGGGCTTGATAAAAAGGCCGCGCAGGCCTTAACTGTTCAGACGGTATTTGGCGCCGCCAAATTGGCTTTGGAATCAGGCGACCCGCCCGAGATACTACGCCAGCGAGTCACTTCGCCTAAGGGTACAACTGAGCGCGCTATTCAATCATTTTCTGAAGATGGCTTGCTCGGCATGGTTGAAAAAGCCATGCGAGCGGCTTGTGATAGGGCTTGTGAACTGAGCGCTGAGCTTTCAAAACGATAA